The following coding sequences lie in one Rutidosis leptorrhynchoides isolate AG116_Rl617_1_P2 chromosome 4, CSIRO_AGI_Rlap_v1, whole genome shotgun sequence genomic window:
- the LOC139844832 gene encoding pectinesterase 2-like yields the protein MKLFPYFAIFIYSLFSILCSRVYGYPISEIRSWCSQTPHPEPCEFVLSSQPNNGSIKVKPDFINALLKVILEQASNAESNARGLGKKFHDNLEKSAWNDCLYLYKNAVDRINMTVDNKKKCNKVELQTWLSTSLTNLETCIYGFKELNIGAEMLPLMNNNNVSALISNALAMNRERNSSNKEVSYSYRNGFPTWIKPGDRKLLQSTNPAPKANAIVAQDGSGNYKTIGAALAAAKSGGGRYVIYVKEGTYNEYVEVKANNVMVIGDGMGKTIISGSKSVGGGSTSFGSCTMAVDGDNFIGRGFTVRNTAGPQNQQAVALRCGSDLSAFYQCSFEGYQDTLYVLSNRQFYKDCSISGTVDFIFGNAAVVLQNCKIIARDPPNKTNTLTAQGRTDPNQNTGISIHNCQVTSASSLNGVKTYLGRPWKQYSRTVFMKTYLDGIVNPAGWLPWSGSFALDTLYYGEYMNTGPGSSTANRVSWKGYHVISSATDASKFTVGNFIVGGSWLPSTGVPFTSSL from the exons ATGAAACTATTTCCATATTTCGCAATCTTTATATATTCCTTGTTTTCTATCTTGTGTTCCAGGGTGTATGGCTACCCCATATCAGAGATTAGGTCATGGTGTAGCCAAACACCTCATCCGGAACCTTGTGAATTCGTCTTATCCAGTCAACCAAATAACGGTTCGATCAAGGTAAAACCCGACTTCATCAATGCCTTATTAAAAGTAATCCTAGAACAAGCTTCAAACGCCGAGTCAAATGCTCGAGGGCTTGGCAAAAAATTTCATGACAACTTAGAAAAATCTGCATGGAATGACTGTCTATATCTTTACAAGAACGCTGTTGATAGGATCAACATGACCGTTGATAATAAGAAAAAGTGTAACAAGGTTGAATTACAAACTTGGCTAAGTACATCTCTCACGAATCTTGAGACTTGTATATATGGTTTCAAAGAACTAAATATTGGTGCAGAAATGTTGCCACTAATGAACAATAATAATGTTTCCGCTTTAATTAGTAATGCATTAGCGATGAATAGAGAAAGAAATTCATCAAATAAGGAGGTTAGTTATAGTTATCGCAATGGGTTCCCTACCTGGATCAAGCCGGGTGATCGAAAGCTATTACAATCTACGAATCCCGCTCCTAAGGCTAACGCCATAGTGGCTCAAGACGGTTCAGGTAACTATAAGACGATTGGAGCCGCCTTAGCCGCCGCAAAATCAGGGGGTGGGAGGTATGTTATATATGTGAAGGAAGGTACATATAATGAATATGTTGAGGTGAAGGCGAATAACGTAATGGTAATAGGAGATGGTATGGGGAAAACAATCATAAGTGGAAGTAAAAGTGTTGGAGGTGGTTCAACATCTTTCGGGTCATGCACAATGG CTGTAGATGGAGATAACTTTATTGGTCGGGGCTTCACAGTTCGAAACACCGCAGGACCTCAAAACCAACAAGCTGTAGCACTCCGATGTGGGTCAGACCTGTCTGCTTTCTACCAATGTAGCTTCGAAGGGTACCAAGACACGCTTTACGTACTCTCAAATAGACAATTCTATAAAGATTGTTCTATATCAGGCACAGTCGATTTCATTTTTGGCAATGCAGCAGTAGTACTTCAAAATTGCAAAATTATAGCACGTGACCCTCCAAACAAGACAAACACGTTAACAGCCCAAGGTCGGACCGACCCGAATCAAAACACAGGGATCTCAATCCATAATTGTCAAGTCACAAGTGCCTCAAGCTTAAATGGTGTAAAAACGTATCTTGGTAGGCCTTGGAAGCAATACTCGAGGACCGTTTTTATGAAAACGTACCTCGATGGTATTGTGAATCCTGCGGGTTGGTTGCCTTGGAGCGGGAGTTTTGCACTTGATACGTTGTATTATGGTGAATATATGAATACGGGCCCGGGTTCATCAACTGCGAATCGGGTTAGTTGGAAAGGTTACCATGTGATTAGTAGTGCAACGGACGCGTCTAAGTTCACGGTGGGGAATTTTATTGTGGGTGGATCATGGTTGCCGTCTACTGGTGTGCCCTTTACTTCTAGCCTTTAG